Proteins from one Ramlibacter sp. PS4R-6 genomic window:
- a CDS encoding tetratricopeptide repeat protein, protein MRSVFRLMVLFAAAALLAFGAAAQGEPTVAQIYQAANSGNLERANAMIEEVLKAHPNSARAHYVKAELAARGREFDVAKRELATAEKMAPGLPFAKAESVQALRNQLSNANAPATSTTQPRAKQMGAPADTGSLRPQEPAARGFPWGTLLLVGAVVAIGAMLLRRRQRAMEAASANGGYAPGAQPAYYPANGSGAQPYPPGYGPPQQQPSMGSSIGRGVATGLAIGAGAVAAQEIGRRMFEHGNANAAPLSGDNGPHPTLDQIDDGMRRNLNTDMGGDDFGIAGDGGWDDGGGGDAGGGGDW, encoded by the coding sequence ATGCGATCCGTTTTCCGCCTGATGGTGTTGTTCGCTGCCGCCGCGCTGCTGGCCTTCGGCGCCGCCGCGCAGGGCGAACCCACCGTCGCCCAGATCTACCAGGCCGCCAACAGCGGCAACCTCGAGCGCGCCAACGCGATGATCGAGGAGGTGCTCAAGGCGCACCCGAACAGCGCCCGCGCGCATTACGTGAAGGCGGAACTCGCCGCGCGGGGCCGCGAGTTCGATGTCGCGAAGCGGGAGCTCGCGACCGCTGAGAAGATGGCGCCCGGCTTGCCGTTCGCCAAGGCGGAATCGGTGCAGGCGCTGCGCAACCAGCTGTCCAACGCCAACGCACCGGCGACGTCGACCACGCAGCCGCGCGCCAAGCAGATGGGCGCGCCCGCCGACACCGGCAGCTTGCGGCCCCAGGAGCCCGCGGCGCGCGGCTTCCCGTGGGGCACGCTGCTCCTTGTGGGCGCGGTCGTCGCGATTGGCGCGATGCTGCTGCGCCGCCGCCAGCGCGCGATGGAAGCCGCGAGCGCAAATGGCGGCTATGCACCCGGTGCGCAACCGGCTTACTACCCGGCCAACGGCAGCGGTGCGCAGCCCTACCCGCCCGGCTACGGGCCGCCGCAACAACAACCCTCCATGGGTTCGTCGATCGGCCGCGGCGTTGCGACAGGTCTCGCGATCGGTGCCGGCGCGGTCGCCGCGCAGGAGATCGGCCGGCGCATGTTTGAGCACGGCAATGCCAATGCCGCGCCGCTGTCAGGTGACAACGGCCCGCATCCCACGCTCGACCAGATCGACGACGGCATGCGCCGCAACCTCAACACCGACATGGGCGGCGACGACTTCGGCATCGCCGGTGACGGCGGCTGGGATGACGGCGGCGGTGGCGACGCGGGCGGCGGCGGCGACTGGTGA
- a CDS encoding GspE/PulE family protein, with protein sequence MRYPLPYGFARSHQLLLEEEGDQLVLWHGAAPSPSALSEIVRKYGVRALQQLDATELAQRISVAYSQGESSAATIVSEVQNDADLSRMMQELPAVEDLLETSDDAPIIRMLNALLTQAARDGASDIHIEPYERHSSVRFRVDGTLREVVQPNRALHAALISRLKIMAELDIAEKRLPQDGRISLRIGTRAVDVRVSTLPSAHGERAVLRLLDKSESKLQLEAVGMTGDTLTRFAELITQPHGIILVTGPTGSGKTTTLYASLARMDAGSANIMTVEDPIEYELQGIGQTQVNPKIDLDFAKALRAILRQDPDIIMIGEIRDFETAQIAIQASLTGHLVLATLHTNDAASAVTRLIDMGVEPFLLSSSLLGVLAQRLVRKICPVCHGKNCEACGFTGYQGRTGVFELMVVNDRIRELIHNRGAESEIREAALAGGMRLMREDGERLVREGITSPEEVLRVTRD encoded by the coding sequence ATGCGCTACCCGCTGCCCTACGGCTTCGCGCGCAGCCACCAGCTGCTGCTGGAGGAGGAAGGCGACCAGCTCGTGCTGTGGCACGGCGCCGCGCCCTCGCCGTCGGCGCTGTCGGAGATCGTGCGCAAGTACGGCGTGCGCGCGCTGCAGCAGCTGGACGCCACGGAGCTGGCGCAGCGCATCTCGGTCGCGTACTCGCAGGGCGAGTCCAGCGCCGCCACGATCGTGAGCGAGGTGCAGAACGACGCGGACCTCTCGCGCATGATGCAGGAGCTGCCGGCGGTGGAAGACCTGCTGGAGACCAGCGACGACGCGCCCATCATCCGCATGCTGAACGCGCTGCTGACGCAGGCCGCGCGCGACGGCGCGAGCGACATCCACATCGAGCCCTACGAGCGCCATTCGAGCGTGCGCTTCCGCGTGGACGGCACGCTGCGCGAGGTGGTGCAGCCCAACCGCGCGCTGCACGCCGCGCTGATCTCGCGCCTGAAGATCATGGCCGAGCTGGACATCGCCGAAAAGCGCCTGCCGCAGGACGGCCGCATCTCGCTGCGCATCGGCACGCGCGCCGTGGATGTGCGCGTGTCCACGCTGCCCAGCGCGCATGGCGAGCGCGCGGTGCTGCGCCTGCTGGACAAGAGCGAGAGCAAGTTGCAGCTGGAGGCGGTGGGCATGACGGGCGACACGCTCACGCGCTTCGCCGAGCTCATCACGCAGCCGCACGGCATCATCCTCGTGACCGGGCCCACGGGCTCGGGCAAGACGACGACGCTCTATGCGTCGCTGGCGCGCATGGACGCGGGCTCCGCCAACATCATGACGGTGGAAGACCCGATCGAGTACGAGCTGCAGGGCATCGGCCAGACGCAGGTCAACCCGAAGATCGACCTGGATTTCGCGAAGGCGCTGCGCGCGATCCTGCGGCAGGACCCGGACATCATCATGATCGGCGAGATCCGCGATTTCGAGACCGCGCAGATCGCGATCCAGGCCTCGCTCACGGGCCACCTCGTGCTGGCGACGCTGCACACCAACGACGCGGCCAGCGCCGTGACGCGCCTCATCGACATGGGCGTCGAACCGTTCCTGCTGTCTTCGTCGCTGCTCGGCGTGCTGGCGCAGCGCCTGGTGCGCAAGATCTGCCCCGTGTGCCACGGCAAGAACTGCGAGGCCTGCGGCTTCACCGGTTACCAGGGCCGCACCGGCGTGTTCGAGCTGATGGTGGTGAACGACCGCATCCGCGAGCTGATCCACAACCGCGGCGCCGAATCGGAAATCCGCGAAGCGGCACTTGCCGGCGGCATGCGCCTGATGCGCGAGGACGGCGAACGGTTGGTGCGCGAGGGCATCACCTCGCCGGAGGAAGTGCTGCGCGTGACGCGCGACTAG
- the gspD gene encoding type II secretion system secretin GspD: protein MNRPTRSLASLALALAVVAAAPVLAQQSRTRTAAREPVTLNFVNADIEAVARTMAAITGRNIVVDPRVKGTLTLSTDKPVPPQAAYNQFLAALRLSGFTVVDSGGILKLVPEADAKLQGGAVNAGAAPAGGQIVTQIFRLNFEPAGNLVPILRPLISPNNTINVDPSTNSLVITDYADNLQRIGRIIASLDVSNATDVDVIPLQHQVAADIAPVVQRLIDASGASTTPGAPAAGVAAAGDASFRTTIIAETRSNALLVRAANPARLHLVRSIVQKLDQPSGKGDTGNIWVVYLKNAEATRLAVTLRAAMAAMTPAGTGATGGGAATPISAGASTGATSTAGGASPATAPTQPAAQVQTGGQIQADPATNALIITAPEPQYRQIRAVIDRLDTRRAQVYIEGLVAEVNNNKIAQFGIQWQLPLNSTDKQTIGILGTNFSVGTTPNIVSLATQNGTLGSVLPGNGVNIGTVSKIAGHFVLSSIANFLQSTGDGNVLSTPNLLTLDNEEAKIVVGQNVPFVTGQFTNTGSTNGSVNPFQTIERKDVGLTLRVRPQISDNGTVKLQIFQEVSSVDESSRNAVSGLITNKSSIESNVLVEDGSIVVLGGLLKDSYSDSDQKIPGLGDLPLVGNLFKSTQRTRSKSNLMVFLRPVVLRDGERTEMLSLDRYELMRGKQTDAQPTPSIVTPVNEGPVMPPGVGPVAVPPQPPGQPIRVVPAPLGR, encoded by the coding sequence ATGAACCGACCGACCCGTTCCCTCGCATCCCTCGCGCTGGCCCTGGCCGTCGTGGCGGCGGCGCCCGTGCTCGCGCAACAGTCGCGCACGCGCACGGCGGCGCGCGAACCCGTCACGCTGAACTTCGTCAACGCCGACATCGAGGCCGTGGCGCGCACGATGGCGGCGATCACCGGGCGCAACATCGTGGTGGACCCGCGCGTGAAGGGCACGCTCACGCTCTCCACCGACAAGCCGGTGCCGCCGCAGGCCGCGTACAACCAGTTCCTCGCTGCCTTGCGCCTGTCGGGGTTCACCGTGGTGGACTCGGGCGGCATCCTCAAGCTGGTGCCCGAGGCCGACGCCAAGCTGCAAGGCGGCGCGGTGAACGCGGGCGCCGCGCCCGCGGGCGGGCAGATCGTCACGCAGATCTTCCGCCTGAACTTCGAGCCGGCCGGCAACCTCGTGCCCATCCTGCGGCCCCTAATCAGCCCCAACAACACGATCAACGTCGACCCGTCGACCAACTCGCTGGTCATCACCGATTACGCCGACAACCTGCAGCGCATCGGCCGCATCATCGCGAGCCTGGACGTCTCCAATGCCACCGACGTCGACGTGATCCCGCTGCAGCACCAGGTGGCCGCCGACATCGCGCCCGTGGTGCAGCGCCTGATCGACGCGAGCGGCGCCAGCACCACGCCGGGCGCGCCGGCTGCCGGCGTTGCGGCGGCGGGCGACGCGTCGTTCCGCACGACGATCATCGCGGAGACGCGCAGCAACGCGCTGCTGGTGCGCGCCGCGAACCCCGCGCGATTGCACCTCGTGCGCTCGATCGTGCAGAAGCTCGACCAGCCCTCCGGCAAGGGCGACACCGGCAACATCTGGGTCGTCTACCTGAAGAACGCCGAGGCCACGCGCCTGGCCGTGACGCTGCGCGCCGCGATGGCGGCGATGACGCCGGCGGGCACGGGCGCCACCGGGGGCGGCGCGGCAACGCCCATCTCCGCCGGGGCCTCGACGGGTGCGACTTCCACCGCGGGCGGCGCGAGCCCCGCCACCGCGCCGACGCAGCCGGCCGCGCAGGTGCAGACCGGCGGCCAGATCCAGGCCGACCCCGCGACCAACGCGCTGATCATCACCGCGCCCGAGCCGCAGTACCGCCAGATCCGCGCCGTGATCGACCGCCTCGACACGCGGCGCGCGCAGGTCTACATCGAAGGCCTGGTGGCCGAGGTGAACAACAACAAGATCGCGCAGTTCGGCATCCAGTGGCAGCTGCCGCTGAACAGCACCGACAAGCAGACCATCGGCATCCTGGGCACCAACTTCAGCGTGGGCACCACGCCCAACATCGTCAGCCTGGCCACGCAGAACGGCACGCTGGGCAGTGTGCTGCCGGGCAACGGCGTGAACATCGGCACCGTGAGCAAGATCGCCGGCCACTTCGTGCTGTCGTCGATCGCGAACTTCCTGCAGTCCACGGGCGACGGCAACGTGCTGTCCACGCCCAACCTGCTGACGCTGGACAACGAGGAGGCCAAGATCGTCGTCGGCCAGAACGTGCCCTTCGTCACCGGCCAGTTCACCAACACGGGTTCGACCAACGGCTCGGTGAACCCCTTCCAGACGATCGAGCGCAAGGACGTCGGCCTGACGCTGCGCGTGCGCCCGCAGATCAGCGACAACGGCACGGTGAAGCTGCAGATCTTCCAGGAAGTGTCCAGCGTCGACGAGTCCTCGCGCAATGCGGTGAGCGGCCTCATCACCAACAAGAGCTCGATCGAATCGAACGTTCTGGTGGAAGACGGCTCCATCGTCGTGCTGGGCGGCCTGCTGAAGGATTCGTACAGCGATTCCGACCAGAAGATCCCCGGCCTGGGCGACCTGCCGCTGGTGGGCAACCTGTTCAAGAGCACGCAGCGCACGCGCAGCAAGAGCAACCTGATGGTGTTCCTGCGCCCGGTGGTGCTGCGCGACGGCGAGCGCACCGAGATGCTCTCGCTGGACCGCTACGAGCTGATGCGCGGCAAGCAGACCGACGCGCAGCCCACGCCCAGCATCGTCACGCCGGTGAACGAAGGGCCGGTGATGCCGCCGGGCGTCGGCCCCGTGGCCGTGCCGCCGCAGCCGCCGGGCCAGCCGATCCGCGTGGTGCCGGCCCCGCTGGGCCGCTGA
- the gspK gene encoding type II secretion system minor pseudopilin GspK: MKRARSAGAAVLMAMLTVAFVATIAAAALWQQWRGIEVETAERARVQSAWILTGALDWARLLLREDQTGASAGGADHLGEPWAVPLQEARLSSFLAADRNNTSTDFGPEVMDAFLSGQIVDLQSLMNVNNLVNDTGQVSDDDVKAFERLFALLNLPANELTKLVENLRFSIAAGQVTPSPMQAPLRPQRVTDLVWLGLSAQTVAVLEPYVTLLPGRRAVNANTAAAEVIAAAGDIDLSDAQRLVQVRQAAYFKTVSDIQQHLAPGEQLPDNALTYRSDFFEVRARLRLDKLVVEERSVLRRDLTPQSQGPSISVLRRERGAVDPTTMARLAMAGQR, encoded by the coding sequence GCTGTGGCAGCAATGGCGCGGCATCGAGGTGGAAACGGCCGAGCGTGCGCGTGTGCAGTCGGCGTGGATCCTCACCGGCGCGCTCGACTGGGCGCGGCTGCTGCTGCGCGAGGACCAGACCGGCGCGAGCGCCGGCGGCGCCGACCACCTGGGCGAGCCCTGGGCCGTGCCCTTGCAGGAGGCGCGCCTGTCGAGCTTCCTCGCCGCCGACCGCAACAACACCAGCACCGACTTCGGCCCCGAAGTGATGGACGCGTTCCTTTCGGGGCAGATCGTCGACCTGCAGTCGCTGATGAACGTCAACAACCTGGTGAACGACACCGGGCAGGTGAGCGACGACGACGTGAAGGCGTTCGAGCGCCTGTTCGCCCTGCTCAACCTGCCGGCGAATGAATTGACGAAGCTGGTCGAAAACCTGCGCTTCTCGATCGCGGCGGGGCAGGTGACGCCCAGCCCGATGCAGGCGCCGCTGCGGCCGCAGCGCGTGACCGACCTGGTGTGGTTGGGGCTGAGCGCGCAGACTGTCGCCGTGCTCGAGCCCTATGTCACGCTGCTGCCGGGGCGCCGCGCCGTCAACGCCAACACCGCCGCCGCCGAAGTGATCGCCGCCGCCGGCGACATCGACCTGTCCGACGCGCAGCGCCTGGTGCAGGTGCGGCAGGCGGCGTATTTCAAGACGGTGTCCGACATCCAGCAGCACCTGGCCCCCGGCGAGCAGCTGCCCGACAACGCCCTCACCTACCGCTCCGATTTCTTCGAGGTGCGCGCGCGCCTGCGCCTGGACAAGCTGGTCGTGGAGGAGCGCTCGGTGTTGCGCCGCGACCTCACCCCGCAGTCGCAAGGGCCCAGCATCAGCGTGCTGCGGCGCGAGCGCGGCGCCGTGGACCCGACGACGATGGCGCGCCTGGCGATGGCCGGGCAGCGATGA
- a CDS encoding response regulator: MANILVVDDELGIRDLLSEILNDEGHNVELAENAAQARGARTRNRPDLVLLDIWMPDTDGVTLLKEWSTTGLLTMPVIMMSGHATIETAVEATKIGAQSFLEKPITMQKLLKAVEAALSRGNGPAAAAALRKPGMPGVMPSAPVTELTVEAAMTGGQNLPPVMEMGPQARQVFELDKPLRDARDEFEKSYFEFHLAKEGGSMTRVAEKTGLERTHLYRKLKQLGVDLSRGKRGA, from the coding sequence ATGGCAAACATCCTGGTGGTCGACGACGAACTGGGCATCCGCGACCTGCTCTCGGAAATCCTCAACGACGAAGGCCACAACGTGGAGCTCGCGGAGAACGCGGCCCAGGCGCGCGGCGCGCGCACCCGCAACCGGCCCGACCTCGTGCTCCTGGACATCTGGATGCCCGACACCGACGGCGTCACGCTGCTGAAGGAGTGGTCCACCACCGGCCTGCTCACGATGCCGGTGATCATGATGAGCGGCCACGCCACCATCGAGACGGCGGTGGAGGCCACCAAGATCGGCGCGCAGTCCTTCCTCGAGAAGCCGATCACCATGCAGAAGCTGCTCAAGGCGGTGGAAGCGGCGCTCTCCCGCGGCAACGGCCCGGCGGCCGCCGCGGCCCTGCGCAAGCCCGGCATGCCCGGCGTGATGCCGTCGGCGCCCGTTACCGAGCTCACGGTGGAGGCCGCAATGACGGGCGGCCAGAATCTGCCGCCGGTCATGGAGATGGGCCCGCAGGCGCGCCAGGTGTTCGAGCTGGACAAGCCCCTGCGCGACGCACGCGACGAGTTCGAGAAAAGCTATTTCGAGTTCCACCTGGCCAAGGAAGGCGGCTCGATGACGCGCGTGGCCGAGAAGACCGGCCTGGAGCGCACGCACCTGTATCGCAAGCTCAAGCAGCTGGGCGTGGACCTGTCCAGAGGGAAGCGGGGCGCCTGA
- a CDS encoding lysozyme inhibitor LprI family protein, translating to MTLAWRSVGILAIGALFGGLVAGWAVYENADALRAVAAPKRVQTATMRQEAPCPGAITLPASANDDARFQLVEAGADHKPADVRAFIVIGKEAAASGRPRDAELSFIMACRVASRPGTDIVLLADAKYQLARHFAENARGRDSRQAEDLRRRARVLFGDSLRIYAVRLGNEHEKATFAANGLAALDEPAARTIAAAQPAPAPAVAPAPAPAPPAKAKAPAAPVAPVPAVAHNNDTRVLGSAPAPAARPRPSFDCTRALSRTERLICADAQLSQLDSELGRLYAQAKAGAPDMGDFRRRSDAEWQRREQSCRDRGCLVDWYATRRAQLLDEIESQRARRHAAR from the coding sequence ATGACCCTTGCCTGGCGCTCCGTCGGCATCCTCGCGATCGGGGCGCTCTTCGGCGGCCTCGTGGCTGGCTGGGCCGTGTACGAGAACGCGGACGCGCTGCGGGCGGTGGCCGCGCCGAAGCGCGTGCAGACGGCAACGATGAGGCAGGAAGCGCCTTGCCCCGGCGCCATCACCCTGCCCGCCTCGGCGAACGACGATGCGCGCTTCCAGCTCGTCGAGGCAGGGGCCGACCACAAGCCCGCGGACGTGCGGGCGTTCATCGTCATCGGCAAGGAGGCGGCCGCCTCTGGCCGGCCGCGCGATGCCGAACTCTCCTTCATCATGGCGTGTCGCGTGGCGTCGCGACCGGGCACCGACATCGTGCTGCTCGCCGACGCGAAGTACCAGTTGGCGCGCCACTTCGCCGAGAACGCGCGCGGCCGCGACAGCCGGCAGGCCGAGGACCTGCGCCGGCGCGCCCGCGTGCTCTTTGGCGACAGCCTGCGCATCTACGCCGTGCGGCTCGGGAACGAGCACGAGAAGGCGACGTTCGCTGCCAACGGTTTGGCCGCGCTCGACGAACCCGCTGCGCGCACGATCGCGGCAGCCCAGCCTGCGCCTGCACCCGCAGTTGCACCTGCGCCCGCACCCGCACCCCCGGCCAAGGCGAAGGCGCCCGCAGCGCCGGTCGCCCCCGTTCCTGCGGTCGCCCACAACAACGACACGCGCGTGCTCGGTTCCGCGCCGGCGCCGGCCGCACGGCCACGCCCGAGTTTCGATTGCACGCGGGCCCTTTCGCGCACCGAGCGGCTGATCTGCGCGGACGCGCAGCTGTCGCAACTCGATTCCGAACTGGGCCGCCTTTATGCGCAGGCGAAAGCGGGCGCGCCCGACATGGGCGACTTCAGGCGGCGCAGCGACGCCGAGTGGCAACGCCGCGAGCAGTCATGCCGGGACCGTGGTTGCCTGGTGGACTGGTACGCCACGCGGCGCGCGCAGTTGCTCGACGAAATCGAGTCGCAGCGCGCCCGCCGCCACGCCGCGCGCTAG
- the gspL gene encoding type II secretion system protein GspL yields MSALVVVLPPAPGSEFAYVVTNDGVHAARHGSAQAQLLPLPAQAGSEIVAVVPIAKLSWHRVDLPKGVGPRSPRLRAVLEGLLEERLLDEPETLHFALQPQARAESAAWVATCEREWLRDALQALENAGRPVTRIVPEFAPQAQPALYAIGDPDDAVLVAVTPDGVTPLPLASAALALLPSLPADTALVSEPAVAALAEQVLQHPPVLQQSPERWVRAAQSDWDLAQFDLSSSGGARTLKKAGALWADVVASPQWRPARWGALVLIVLNLVALNAFAWRERSAIEGKREAMRRSLTQAFPEVKVVVDAPVQMEREVAALRQATGAVSGRDLEAMLAALAASLPPQRALGALDYANGELRVRGLGLGPEEARNVAAAMRSRGYNTAVTGDLLVVTPEAGA; encoded by the coding sequence ATGAGCGCCCTCGTCGTCGTCCTTCCGCCCGCGCCCGGCTCCGAGTTCGCGTACGTCGTGACCAACGACGGCGTGCACGCGGCGCGGCACGGCAGTGCGCAGGCGCAACTGCTGCCCCTGCCCGCGCAGGCCGGCAGCGAGATCGTGGCAGTGGTGCCCATTGCCAAGCTGTCGTGGCACCGGGTCGATTTGCCCAAGGGCGTGGGGCCGCGCTCGCCGCGCCTGCGCGCCGTGCTCGAAGGCCTGCTCGAGGAGCGCCTGCTCGACGAGCCCGAGACGCTGCACTTCGCGCTGCAGCCGCAGGCTCGCGCCGAATCCGCGGCCTGGGTCGCCACGTGCGAGCGTGAATGGCTGCGCGATGCGCTGCAGGCGCTGGAAAACGCGGGCCGGCCCGTCACGCGCATCGTCCCCGAATTCGCGCCGCAGGCGCAGCCGGCGCTGTACGCCATCGGCGACCCCGACGACGCCGTGCTGGTGGCCGTCACGCCCGACGGCGTCACGCCGTTGCCGCTGGCCTCCGCCGCGCTGGCGCTGCTGCCATCGCTGCCCGCAGACACCGCGCTCGTGTCCGAGCCGGCCGTCGCGGCGCTGGCCGAACAGGTGCTGCAGCACCCACCCGTACTGCAGCAGTCCCCCGAGCGCTGGGTGCGCGCCGCGCAGTCCGACTGGGACCTCGCGCAGTTCGACCTGTCGAGTTCCGGCGGCGCCCGCACCCTGAAGAAGGCCGGCGCACTGTGGGCCGACGTGGTCGCCTCGCCGCAGTGGCGGCCGGCGCGCTGGGGCGCGCTGGTCCTCATCGTGCTCAACCTCGTGGCGCTCAACGCCTTCGCCTGGCGCGAGCGCTCGGCCATCGAAGGCAAACGCGAGGCGATGCGGCGCTCGCTCACGCAGGCCTTTCCCGAGGTGAAGGTGGTGGTCGACGCCCCGGTGCAGATGGAGCGCGAAGTGGCCGCCCTGCGCCAGGCCACCGGCGCCGTGTCGGGGCGCGACCTCGAAGCCATGCTGGCGGCGCTCGCAGCATCGCTGCCGCCGCAACGCGCCCTCGGCGCGCTCGACTATGCCAACGGCGAGCTGCGCGTGCGCGGGCTCGGGCTCGGCCCCGAGGAAGCGCGCAACGTGGCCGCCGCGATGCGCTCGCGCGGCTACAACACGGCCGTCACGGGCGACCTGCTGGTGGTCACGCCGGAGGCGGGCGCATGA
- the gspN gene encoding type II secretion system protein N: MAAPAPLAPLRNPWPWAAAGIVLGLVLAVLLFLPASWLAARVAGATEGRVQLADAQGSLWNGSATLLLTGGTGSNDSLALPTPVEWRIRPRWNGAAIELATACCTREPVALRVHAGWRRVEVDVADGRSQWPAALLAGLGTPWNTLQLDGDLQLATQGLSVEWAEGRLALAGRAELVAQRMASRLSTLRPMGSYRMTVSGGATPNLQLETLDGALQLSGTGQWVGSRLHFNGVATAAPGREEALANLLNIIGRRNGARSIISIG; the protein is encoded by the coding sequence TTGGCAGCGCCGGCACCCCTCGCACCGCTGCGCAACCCGTGGCCCTGGGCCGCGGCCGGCATCGTCCTCGGCCTGGTCCTCGCCGTCCTGCTCTTCCTTCCCGCCAGCTGGCTGGCCGCGCGTGTCGCGGGCGCCACCGAGGGCCGCGTGCAGCTCGCCGACGCGCAGGGCTCGCTGTGGAACGGCTCCGCGACGCTGCTGCTCACGGGCGGTACGGGCAGCAACGACAGCCTGGCGCTGCCCACGCCCGTCGAATGGCGCATCCGCCCGCGCTGGAACGGCGCGGCGATCGAGCTGGCCACCGCCTGCTGCACGCGCGAGCCGGTCGCGCTGCGCGTGCACGCGGGCTGGCGCCGCGTGGAGGTGGACGTCGCGGACGGGCGCTCGCAATGGCCCGCGGCGCTGCTCGCCGGCCTGGGCACGCCGTGGAACACGCTCCAGCTCGACGGTGACTTGCAGCTGGCAACGCAAGGCCTGTCAGTAGAATGGGCCGAAGGCCGCCTGGCCCTTGCCGGACGGGCCGAACTGGTGGCGCAACGCATGGCGTCGCGCCTGTCGACCTTGAGGCCCATGGGAAGCTATCGCATGACGGTCAGCGGCGGCGCGACACCGAACCTGCAACTGGAAACGCTCGATGGCGCACTGCAATTGAGCGGCACCGGCCAGTGGGTCGGTTCCAGGCTGCATTTCAACGGTGTCGCCACCGCGGCGCCCGGCCGCGAGGAAGCCCTCGCGAACCTGCTGAACATCATCGGGCGGCGCAACGGCGCACGCTCCATCATCTCGATTGGATAG
- the gspM gene encoding type II secretion system protein GspM → MNAAVQALRARWAALAPREKAMVAAAVAVVAFALVWVLAIGPALATLRGAEEQRRALDLQVQHMANLQAQAQSLQSQPKLGRDEAVRQLELSVRQRLGTTARVLISGDRVTVTLAGTQADALAQWLAQARATARSLPAEAHLTRNAGGTWEGNIVLALPRP, encoded by the coding sequence ATGAACGCCGCCGTGCAAGCCCTGCGCGCGCGCTGGGCCGCGCTCGCGCCGCGCGAGAAGGCGATGGTCGCGGCCGCCGTGGCCGTGGTCGCGTTCGCGCTGGTGTGGGTGCTGGCGATCGGCCCGGCGCTGGCCACCTTGCGCGGCGCCGAGGAACAACGCCGCGCGCTCGACCTGCAGGTGCAACACATGGCCAACCTGCAGGCGCAGGCCCAGTCGCTGCAGTCGCAGCCCAAGCTCGGGCGCGACGAGGCCGTGCGCCAACTGGAGCTGTCCGTGCGCCAGCGCCTGGGCACGACGGCGCGCGTGCTGATCTCGGGCGACCGCGTGACGGTCACGCTCGCCGGCACGCAGGCCGATGCGCTGGCGCAGTGGCTGGCGCAGGCGCGCGCCACCGCGCGCTCGCTGCCGGCCGAGGCGCACCTGACCCGCAACGCCGGCGGCACCTGGGAAGGCAACATCGTGCTGGCCCTGCCGCGGCCCTGA